A section of the Suncus etruscus isolate mSunEtr1 chromosome X, mSunEtr1.pri.cur, whole genome shotgun sequence genome encodes:
- the LOC125998642 gene encoding casein kinase II subunit alpha-like gives MQSMARVYADVNTHRPREYWDYESLEVKWGNQDDYKLMKKLGQGKYGNVFEAVKKINNEKVAIKILKPVTEKKVKREIKILQNLQGGPNIITLVETIKYPQSGIPALVFEHVDSTDYNKLNPLSDHDIRFYIYELLKALDYSHSMGIMHRDVKPQNVIIDQKLRHLRLIDWGLAEFYHPGQQYNVRVASLHFKSPELLIDYKMYDYSLDMWSLGCMLASMIFLKEPFFYGMDNYDQLVRIAKVLGTRNLYGYIRKYSIQLDPCLCLIVGTHPRKKWESFINRTNQHLVNQEALDLLDKLLQYDHQSRLTAKEAMEHPYFSTVVKDQALVDSSSKLTSGS, from the exons ATGCAAAGCATGGCCAGAGTTTATGCAGACGTTAATACACATCGGCCACGAGAATACTGGGATTATGAGTCTCTTGAGGTGAAATGGGGAAATCAAGATGACTACAAGCTGATGAAAAAATTAGGCCAGGGGAAATATGGTAATGTGTTTGAAGCtgtcaagaaaataaataatgaaaaggtTGCTATTAAAATTCTCAAGCCAGTCACTGAGAAAAAAGTCAAGCGGGAGATAAAGATTTTGCAGAACTTGCAAGGTGGTCCTAACATCATCACATTGGTAGAAACTATAAAATATCCTCAGTCAGGAATACCTGCATTGGTTTTTGAGCATGTAGACAGTACTGACTACAATAAACTGAACCCATTATCAGATCATGATATTCGATTTTACATCTATGAGTTATTGAAGGCCCTGGATTACAGTCACAGCATGGGCATTATGCATAGAGATGTGAAGCCCCAGAATGTTATAATTGATCAGAAACTCAGACATCTACGGCTGATAGACTGGGGATTGGCAGAATTTTATCATCCTGGCCAACAGTATAATGTACGAGTTGCTTCCCTGCACTTCAAAAGTCCTGAGCTCCTTATAGATTATAAGATGTATGATTATAGCTTGGATATGTGGAGCCTAGGGTGTATGCTGGCAAGTATGATTTTTCTCAAGGAGCCATTTTTCTATGGAATGGATAATTATGATCAACTGGTGAGGATAGCCAAAGTTCTGGGAACAAGAAATTTATATGGCTATATTCGTAAATACAGCATTCAATTAGATCCATGCCTATGCTTAATTGTGGGAACACACCCCCGTAAGAAATGGGAAAGCTTTATAAATAGAACAAACCAGCATCTTGTCAATCAAGAGGCCTTAGACTTACTGGACAAGCTTCTGCAATATGACCATCAGTCAAGGCTCACAGCCAAAGAGGCCATGGAGCACCCATATTTCTCTACTGTTGTGAAGGACCAGGCTTTAGTGGACTCATCTAGCAAG ctcacctcgggaagc